The Nitrospirota bacterium DNA segment TCCTGCTTCTATCCTGTCGGGAATTATAGAATATTGAATCGGTTTTAAATCGTCAACACCTTCGATTTCAATAACACTTTCACCTGCTCCATGTATCTTAGCGCCCATTGATATGAGAAACTGTGCAAGATCTCTTACTTCTGGTTCTCTCGCAGCATTTTCAAGTAAAGTTTTTCCCTTTGCAAGGGTGGCAGCCATCATAAGGTTTTCAGTTCCTGTTACTGTTGGGATATCAAGGTATATTGAGTTTCCTTTTAATCTTTTAGTCTTTGCAACTATATATCCTGATTCAAGCTTAATATCAGCACCCATCTTTTCAAGCCCTGTTAAATGAAGATTTACAGGTCTTGCTCCTATAGCACATCCTCCAGGAAGTGATACCTTCGCTCTTCCAAATCTTGCAAGCAAAGGCCCGAGAATAAGTATTGAAGCGCGCATTGTTCTTACGAGATCATACGGTGCATCAAAATTACTGATTTTGCTTGTGCTTATAACAACTGAATTATCTTTATAGTTGAAAAAAACTCCCAGATGTGAGAGAATTTTACCCATCGTAAGAATATCTTTTAAATAAGGTACCCTTTTAATCTCGGTATTTCCACTTGTTAGAAGGGATGCTGCCATAATAGGAAGAGCAGCATTTTTTGCACCGCTTATTTCAACTATCCCTTTTAATTTTTTACCACCATGGATTACAAGTTTATGCACTTTACACCTCTTTAATAAGTAATTCTTGAGATTGACTAAATTTTAAATATTTTGACAGCTAAGAGTTAAATTATAATACTAAATTGAAGGAATTTAGAATATTGCAAACTATATGTTGCTTTTAGCCGTGCAAATTTGGAAAATATAGCAATCTAAAACTATTTAATTTTATGTTATTAATAAAAGGTTGGGGGGTTCCATAATGCCCTTTTTCGGTGAACTTTTTGTCAGTGAGATATTGAGGAAACCAGTACTTGATCCAAAAGGTGAAGAACTTGGCAAAGTAAAAGACCTTATTGTCATAAAGGGAGAACCGTTACCAAAGATATCTGCTTTGATTATTGAAAGAAGAAAAAAGATTTATAAGCTCCCATGGTATGAGCTGAATATATTCAATAAGAGAATAATATCTTCTAAAATATACCCAGAAGGATTAACTCCTTATGAATATGATGAAAAGGACCTTTTAATACTGAGAGATATACTCGATAAACAAATCGTTGATGCAAATGGAGCAAA contains these protein-coding regions:
- the murA gene encoding UDP-N-acetylglucosamine 1-carboxyvinyltransferase — translated: MHKLVIHGGKKLKGIVEISGAKNAALPIMAASLLTSGNTEIKRVPYLKDILTMGKILSHLGVFFNYKDNSVVISTSKISNFDAPYDLVRTMRASILILGPLLARFGRAKVSLPGGCAIGARPVNLHLTGLEKMGADIKLESGYIVAKTKRLKGNSIYLDIPTVTGTENLMMAATLAKGKTLLENAAREPEVRDLAQFLISMGAKIHGAGESVIEIEGVDDLKPIQYSIIPDRIEAGTFMTIAGITGGELLLKGCNIEHLDSIVMKLKEAGLHFEYSSDDIRVVGPQRLKSTDIKTMPYPGFPTDMQAQFMALMCISDGISVIRETIFENRFMHVAELNRMGADITVEGGIATVKGVSILKGAPLMATDLRASASLIIAALAAKGETTIHRIYHLDRGYEKMEEKLKKIGADIRRVKE